In a single window of the Rhizobiaceae bacterium genome:
- a CDS encoding CpaF family protein, giving the protein MFGRRGNEEPRGNGLRPPVPPAAPAREPASAPVATAPRPAARVAPEPVRAPEPPKPATRERSDAYYDTKSQVFSALIDTIDLSQLAKLEPENAREEIRDIVNDIIAIKNFAMSIAEQEELLDDICNDVLGYGPLEPLLARDDIADIMVNGAKQIYIEVNGKVEKTGIRFRDNQQLLNVCQRIVSQVGRRVDESSPICDARLPDGSRVNVIAPPLAIDGAALTIRKFKKDKLTLDQLVRFGAISPEGSEILKIIGRVRCNVIISGGTGSGKTTLLNCLTNYVDREERVITCEDSAELQLQQPHVVRLETRPPNLEGEGQVTMRDLVKNCLRMRPERIIVGEVRGPEVFDLLQAMNTGHDGSMGTIHSNSPRECLNRMESMIAMGGYSLPQKTVREIIVGSVDVIIQAARLRDGSRRITHITEVIGMEGDVIITQDIVLYNITGEDQNGRLAGHHVSTGIGRPQFWERARYFGEEQRLANALEAMEVQRD; this is encoded by the coding sequence ATGTTCGGCAGAAGAGGCAATGAAGAGCCAAGGGGCAATGGCCTGAGGCCACCCGTGCCCCCGGCGGCGCCAGCGCGGGAACCCGCTTCGGCTCCGGTTGCGACCGCGCCTCGTCCGGCAGCCCGTGTCGCGCCTGAGCCGGTGCGCGCCCCCGAACCGCCCAAGCCCGCCACCCGCGAACGAAGCGACGCCTATTACGACACCAAGAGCCAGGTGTTTTCCGCGCTGATCGATACGATCGACCTGTCGCAGCTCGCCAAGCTCGAACCGGAAAACGCCAGGGAAGAGATTCGCGATATCGTCAACGACATCATCGCGATCAAGAACTTCGCAATGTCGATTGCCGAGCAGGAGGAACTGCTCGACGACATCTGCAACGACGTTCTCGGCTATGGACCGCTGGAGCCGCTTCTGGCGCGCGACGACATCGCCGACATCATGGTCAACGGCGCGAAGCAGATCTACATCGAAGTGAACGGCAAGGTCGAAAAGACCGGCATCCGCTTTCGTGACAACCAGCAGCTTCTCAATGTGTGCCAGCGCATCGTGAGCCAGGTTGGCCGCCGCGTCGACGAATCTTCGCCGATCTGCGACGCGCGCCTGCCCGACGGTTCCCGCGTCAACGTCATCGCCCCGCCGCTGGCCATCGACGGTGCAGCACTCACCATCCGCAAGTTCAAGAAGGACAAGCTGACGCTCGACCAGCTTGTGCGGTTCGGGGCAATCTCGCCGGAAGGCTCTGAAATTCTGAAGATCATCGGTCGCGTGCGCTGCAACGTCATCATTTCGGGCGGCACCGGCTCCGGCAAGACGACGCTGCTCAACTGCCTGACGAACTATGTCGATCGCGAAGAGCGCGTCATTACCTGCGAAGACTCCGCCGAATTGCAGCTCCAGCAGCCGCATGTGGTTCGCCTCGAAACGCGCCCGCCCAACCTCGAGGGCGAGGGGCAGGTCACCATGCGCGACCTCGTCAAGAACTGCCTGCGCATGCGTCCCGAACGCATCATCGTGGGCGAGGTGCGCGGCCCCGAAGTGTTCGACCTGTTGCAGGCCATGAACACCGGTCACGACGGATCGATGGGCACCATCCACTCCAACAGCCCGCGTGAATGCCTGAACCGCATGGAATCCATGATCGCCATGGGCGGCTATTCGCTGCCGCAGAAAACGGTTCGTGAAATCATCGTCGGTTCGGTGGATGTCATCATCCAGGCCGCCCGCCTGCGCGACGGTTCGCGTCGCATCACCCACATCACCGAGGTGATCGGCATGGAAGGCGATGTCATCATCACCCAGGACATCGTTCTCTATAACATCACGGGCGAGGACCAGAATGGCAGGCTTGCCGGCCATCACGTCTCGACCGGGATTGGCCGCCCGCAATTCTGGGAGCGCGCCCGCTATTTCGGCGAGGAGCAGCGTCTCGCCAATGCCCTCGAAGCCATGGAAGTCCAGAGAGATTGA
- a CDS encoding AAA family ATPase yields the protein MSNLALEEHIGDEDGDSAALRSVRPIPRISIQAFCETEAVASPIERAGQDRRMMKTHLKVHMGGISTALEFYQSAPTPNLIILESRSEPKALMDQLQQLSELCDPATKVIIIGHYNDVGLYRELMRAGISEYMVAPVAMSDIVGVVAGIFVDPEAAPMGNSIAFVGAKGGVGSSTIAHNVAWSISTLFKSEVVVADLDLAFGTANINFDQDPPQGMAEAVFAPDRVDEVYLDRLLTQCAEHLSLLAAPSTLDRTYDFDSDAFSQIIDTAQRSAPVLILDLPHVWTGWAKQTLIHADEVVITATPELANLRNAKTMIDMLMKLRPNDAAPKLILNQVGMPKRPEIAPKEFTDPLGIEPLAVIPFDPQLFGKAGNSGRMIGETDAKNPVTQQFAEIARVLTGRGEIKQKKQKSLGSLLGRLKRKKK from the coding sequence ATGAGCAATCTGGCCCTTGAGGAGCACATCGGCGACGAAGACGGCGATTCCGCCGCGCTTCGCTCGGTGAGGCCCATTCCGCGCATTTCCATCCAGGCCTTCTGCGAGACCGAGGCGGTCGCCAGCCCCATCGAGCGGGCGGGCCAGGACCGCCGCATGATGAAGACGCATCTCAAGGTGCATATGGGCGGCATCTCGACGGCGCTGGAATTTTACCAGTCCGCGCCGACGCCCAACCTCATCATCCTCGAATCGCGCAGCGAGCCGAAGGCATTGATGGACCAGCTCCAGCAGCTTTCGGAACTGTGCGATCCCGCCACCAAGGTCATCATCATCGGCCACTACAACGATGTCGGCCTTTATCGCGAGCTGATGCGCGCGGGCATTTCTGAATACATGGTCGCTCCGGTTGCGATGTCCGACATCGTCGGCGTGGTCGCCGGCATATTCGTCGATCCCGAAGCCGCGCCGATGGGCAATTCCATTGCCTTCGTGGGCGCAAAAGGCGGTGTCGGCTCCTCAACCATTGCGCACAATGTCGCGTGGAGCATCTCGACCCTGTTCAAGTCGGAAGTCGTCGTTGCCGATCTCGACCTTGCCTTCGGCACCGCGAACATCAATTTCGACCAGGACCCGCCGCAGGGCATGGCCGAGGCGGTGTTCGCGCCGGACCGGGTGGACGAAGTCTATCTCGACCGCCTGCTCACGCAATGCGCCGAGCATCTTTCGCTCCTCGCCGCGCCGTCGACGCTCGACCGGACCTATGATTTCGACAGCGACGCCTTCAGCCAGATCATCGACACCGCTCAGCGCAGCGCGCCGGTGCTGATCCTCGACCTGCCGCATGTCTGGACCGGCTGGGCGAAGCAGACGCTGATCCATGCCGATGAAGTGGTCATCACCGCCACGCCCGAGCTTGCCAATCTGCGCAACGCGAAGACGATGATCGACATGCTGATGAAGCTTCGCCCGAACGACGCGGCGCCGAAGCTTATCCTCAACCAGGTCGGTATGCCGAAGCGCCCGGAGATCGCGCCGAAGGAGTTCACCGATCCGCTGGGCATCGAGCCGCTGGCGGTTATTCCCTTCGATCCGCAGCTTTTCGGCAAGGCCGGCAACAGCGGGCGCATGATCGGAGAGACCGACGCGAAGAATCCCGTCACCCAGCAGTTCGCGGAAATCGCCCGCGTGCTGACTGGACGAGGCGAGATCAAGCAGAAGAAGCAGAAATCATTGGGTAGCCTTCTGGGCAGGCTCAAGCGGAAGAAGAAGTGA
- a CDS encoding CpaD family pilus assembly lipoprotein — protein MLRVSMRIVTVAAPLAMIALAGCADRMKTATIPDDYRTNHPISISEQETSIDLPVGSTERGATRAQVQTLEGFLANYDKHAAPVLMIMRPNGALNDAAAARAAKDFARVAKANGVPAGRISIVTYEAGAPDVSAPVRVAYNAIRATTNECGLWPEDLTRTRDNTHYANFGCAYQNNVAAQLSNPNDLLGPRKQTTIDAENRSVVIDDYRVNSRPFVPTINY, from the coding sequence ATGCTTCGTGTCTCCATGCGGATCGTTACGGTAGCCGCCCCGTTGGCCATGATCGCGCTCGCCGGATGCGCGGATCGCATGAAAACGGCGACCATACCGGATGACTACCGGACCAACCATCCCATCTCCATTTCCGAACAGGAAACCTCCATCGACCTGCCGGTCGGCTCGACCGAACGCGGCGCGACAAGGGCGCAGGTGCAGACGCTTGAAGGGTTCCTCGCGAACTATGACAAGCACGCCGCGCCGGTGTTGATGATCATGCGCCCGAACGGCGCGCTCAACGATGCCGCCGCCGCCCGCGCCGCAAAGGATTTTGCACGCGTGGCGAAGGCCAACGGCGTGCCCGCCGGACGCATCAGCATCGTCACCTATGAGGCTGGCGCCCCCGACGTTTCCGCGCCGGTGCGCGTTGCCTACAACGCGATCCGCGCGACGACGAATGAATGCGGGCTTTGGCCGGAAGACCTCACGCGCACCAGGGACAACACCCACTATGCGAATTTCGGCTGCGCCTACCAGAACAATGTGGCCGCGCAGCTTTCCAACCCGAACGACCTGCTTGGCCCGCGCAAGCAGACCACGATCGACGCCGAAAACCGCAGCGTGGTCATCGACGATTATCGTGTGAACTCGCGGCCATTCGTGCCGACCATCAATTATTAA
- a CDS encoding type II and III secretion system protein family protein: protein MKASKAAILLASTVAVLVATPKWESSEAQAASTRVTATTASQRIKLGLNKSIVIDLPNDAYDILVANPAVADAVTRTSRRIYLFGKAVGETNIFVFGANGEQIASLDLQIERDVAGLEAYIKKILPTSDVKVELLNDNVVLTGTVDTPLDAKRAAELAQIFVTGGEATTGQYAQTASAPTDGGGVSIDNPDQQRQVSKIVNLLQIIGEDQVMLKVTVAEVSRNVMKQLGVNLMASNTNSDGLTFGTVSNNVYGLGKSLIGSGGSTLGLFKAGATALDMSLDAMEQAGVMKTLAEPTLTAVSGEQATFRVGGEFNIVTGYSENRSEENLDGDPTWEHEKIEYGIGLEFKPVVLSAGRISLKVRTSVSEPTNEGSIATGGSTSIISLRKRLADTTVELPSGGTMMIAGLVRDDVRQVINGLPGASKIPVLGTMFRSRDFVRNETELVILITPYLTKPTARADQSLPTDNFNPAGDLDGYFMGKVNRIYGTASAAKPNGQYHGVVGYIYK from the coding sequence ATGAAAGCGTCAAAAGCGGCAATCCTTCTGGCGTCAACGGTCGCGGTGCTTGTCGCGACGCCGAAATGGGAGTCCTCGGAAGCGCAGGCGGCCTCGACGCGCGTGACGGCCACGACCGCCAGCCAGCGCATCAAGCTCGGCCTCAACAAATCCATCGTCATCGACCTTCCGAACGACGCCTACGACATTCTGGTGGCGAACCCGGCGGTCGCCGACGCGGTCACGCGCACCTCGCGCCGCATCTACCTGTTCGGCAAGGCGGTGGGCGAAACCAACATCTTCGTGTTCGGGGCCAATGGCGAGCAGATCGCCAGCCTCGACCTCCAGATCGAGCGCGACGTGGCCGGTCTTGAAGCCTACATCAAGAAGATCCTGCCGACCTCGGACGTGAAGGTCGAGCTTCTGAATGACAATGTGGTGCTGACCGGCACCGTCGATACGCCGCTCGACGCGAAGCGTGCCGCCGAACTCGCCCAGATCTTCGTCACGGGCGGCGAAGCGACGACCGGCCAGTATGCCCAGACCGCATCGGCCCCGACCGACGGCGGCGGCGTGTCCATCGACAACCCGGACCAGCAGCGCCAGGTTTCCAAGATCGTGAACCTGCTCCAGATCATCGGAGAGGACCAGGTGATGCTGAAGGTCACGGTCGCCGAAGTCAGCCGCAACGTGATGAAGCAGCTCGGCGTCAACCTGATGGCCAGCAACACCAACAGCGACGGACTGACCTTCGGCACCGTCAGCAACAATGTCTACGGCCTCGGCAAATCGCTGATCGGCAGCGGCGGCTCGACGCTCGGCCTGTTCAAGGCAGGCGCCACGGCGCTCGACATGTCACTCGACGCGATGGAGCAGGCGGGCGTTATGAAGACGCTGGCCGAACCGACGCTCACCGCCGTCTCGGGCGAGCAGGCGACCTTCCGCGTCGGCGGCGAGTTCAACATCGTCACCGGCTATTCCGAAAACAGGTCGGAGGAAAACCTCGACGGCGACCCGACATGGGAGCACGAGAAGATCGAATACGGCATCGGCCTCGAATTCAAGCCGGTCGTGCTCTCTGCGGGCCGCATCAGCCTCAAGGTGCGCACCAGCGTCTCCGAACCCACAAATGAGGGCTCGATCGCAACGGGCGGCAGCACCAGCATCATCTCGCTGCGCAAACGCCTCGCGGATACCACCGTCGAACTGCCCTCGGGCGGCACGATGATGATAGCCGGCCTCGTGCGCGACGATGTGCGCCAGGTCATTAACGGATTGCCGGGGGCCTCGAAGATTCCCGTGCTCGGGACCATGTTCCGCAGCCGCGATTTCGTGCGCAACGAGACCGAGCTGGTCATCCTGATCACGCCTTACCTGACCAAGCCCACCGCACGCGCCGACCAGTCGCTGCCGACCGACAATTTCAATCCGGCGGGCGACCTCGACGGCTACTTCATGGGCAAGGTCAACCGGATTTACGGAACAGCAAGCGCAGCCAAACCGAACGGCCAATATCATGGCGTCGTCGGCTACATCTACAAATGA
- the cpaB gene encoding Flp pilus assembly protein CpaB, which translates to MAASRVLILGVAVAAAIGAGYVAKTMLVPQRVVVKSDTPSINLKEVLVLTGDVPMGSPLDGKIAWQSWPASNVAQGFITREAEPDSLETLGKSLARVALYAGEPLRRSKLVGEGQSFLSSILPAGKRAVAVQIAADTSAGGFILPNDFVDVIMTRRADASSGGAAGFTTETILQNIKVLAIDQTIQEDEDGKKVRVGDTATLELTSQQAEIITVAQQMADRLTLALRSVADAQEKPSREADYLVSGQGRTGTVRLIKSGEVTEVGGRE; encoded by the coding sequence ATGGCAGCATCGAGAGTGCTCATACTTGGGGTGGCGGTCGCAGCAGCGATCGGCGCCGGCTATGTTGCAAAGACAATGCTCGTGCCGCAGCGGGTCGTGGTCAAATCCGACACGCCTTCGATCAACCTGAAGGAAGTGCTGGTGCTGACGGGCGACGTGCCGATGGGCTCGCCGCTGGACGGCAAGATCGCGTGGCAATCATGGCCCGCGAGCAATGTCGCGCAAGGTTTCATCACCCGCGAGGCCGAGCCGGACTCGCTTGAGACGCTTGGCAAGTCGCTTGCCCGCGTCGCGCTCTATGCGGGTGAGCCGCTGCGGCGCTCCAAGCTGGTCGGCGAGGGCCAGAGTTTCCTGTCGTCGATCCTTCCGGCGGGCAAGCGCGCGGTCGCGGTGCAGATCGCCGCAGACACCTCGGCGGGCGGCTTCATCCTGCCGAACGATTTCGTGGACGTCATCATGACGCGCCGCGCCGACGCCTCCTCAGGCGGTGCTGCCGGCTTCACGACGGAAACCATCCTCCAGAACATCAAGGTGCTGGCCATAGACCAGACGATCCAGGAGGACGAGGACGGCAAGAAGGTCCGCGTCGGCGACACCGCCACGCTGGAACTCACGTCGCAGCAGGCGGAAATCATCACGGTCGCGCAGCAGATGGCGGACCGGCTGACGCTGGCGCTCCGGTCGGTGGCCGATGCGCAGGAAAAGCCGAGCCGCGAAGCGGACTATCTCGTTTCCGGACAGGGCCGCACAGGGACAGTGCGGCTTATCAAGTCCGGTGAGGTCACAGAGGTTGGGGGCAGGGAATGA
- a CDS encoding prepilin peptidase codes for MAEAIILVVFPFCMFFAAVSDVLSMKINNIVPLLLLGAFLVVAPATGMPAGVIGMHLLAGALLLAVTFALFAFGGMGGGDAKLIAASAVWMGFGPSLINYLMAITLIGGQLTLMILVFRRSPLHHLAHQSRFLRNFAADAKGVPYGIALGAGGVIAYAQSPLMIWALNRLAG; via the coding sequence ATGGCTGAAGCAATCATCCTCGTCGTTTTTCCATTCTGCATGTTCTTTGCAGCCGTCTCTGACGTGCTGTCCATGAAGATAAACAACATCGTGCCGCTGCTGCTGCTGGGGGCATTCCTCGTGGTCGCGCCGGCGACCGGCATGCCGGCTGGCGTCATCGGCATGCACCTGCTGGCGGGTGCGCTGCTGCTTGCGGTCACATTCGCGCTGTTCGCTTTCGGCGGAATGGGCGGCGGCGACGCCAAGCTCATCGCTGCGAGTGCGGTGTGGATGGGGTTCGGCCCCTCCCTCATTAATTATTTAATGGCGATCACGCTGATCGGCGGCCAGTTGACCTTGATGATCCTGGTGTTCCGCCGCTCGCCCTTGCATCACCTGGCTCATCAAAGCCGCTTCCTGCGCAACTTCGCGGCGGATGCAAAAGGCGTTCCCTACGGCATCGCGCTCGGCGCGGGCGGCGTCATCGCCTACGCGCAATCGCCCCTGATGATCTGGGCGCTGAACCGGCTCGCCGGCTGA
- a CDS encoding Flp family type IVb pilin — MSNLIARFVKDESGATAIEYGLIACLIAVAIITGAKALGTSLDTTFTAISGEIDANQP; from the coding sequence ATGTCCAATCTCATCGCACGTTTTGTTAAGGACGAGTCGGGCGCAACCGCTATCGAGTACGGCCTGATCGCCTGCCTCATCGCTGTCGCCATCATCACCGGCGCCAAGGCGCTCGGCACCTCGCTGGATACCACGTTCACCGCCATCTCTGGCGAAATCGACGCGAACCAGCCGTAA
- a CDS encoding pilus assembly protein N-terminal domain-containing protein, producing MNPSPVIRCIAYALACKLLLTAAPGLAADGIQVETNQAKIVKLPQAADTVIVGNPEIADVAVQDDRTIVITGKGFGVTNLVVLTREGTAIVDQQITVSRQTVSTLRVYRRADVQTLSCTPFCEAAYASSSEARSDASMGAQ from the coding sequence ATGAACCCTTCCCCGGTAATTCGCTGCATCGCCTATGCGCTCGCATGCAAGCTGCTGCTGACGGCAGCGCCCGGGCTGGCCGCGGACGGCATCCAGGTCGAGACCAACCAGGCCAAGATCGTGAAGCTGCCGCAGGCCGCCGACACCGTGATCGTCGGCAATCCGGAAATCGCCGATGTCGCCGTTCAGGACGACAGGACCATCGTAATTACCGGAAAGGGCTTCGGTGTCACAAACCTCGTGGTGCTGACCCGCGAGGGCACCGCGATCGTCGACCAGCAGATCACCGTGTCGAGGCAGACCGTATCGACGCTGCGCGTCTACCGCCGTGCGGATGTGCAGACCCTGTCGTGCACGCCGTTCTGCGAAGCGGCCTATGCGAGCAGTTCGGAAGCGCGCTCCGACGCCTCGATGGGTGCGCAATAG
- a CDS encoding pilus assembly protein, whose translation MSRFVRNSDGATAIEFGLLAIPFLMALFAILETGISMAVQQMLVNATDDVARQIRTGQITSTNQTALKNLICDRIELLVSDGCPGLRVDLRSYASFQAAADQNVRVTNNNVALLDNNGNSLPLAAQIGGPKSKQTLRAYYFWPLLTKMLESSMSTGGTGKRVLSASQTWQNEDY comes from the coding sequence TTGAGCCGATTTGTACGCAATTCGGACGGCGCGACGGCTATCGAATTCGGGCTGCTCGCCATTCCGTTCCTCATGGCCTTGTTCGCAATCCTGGAAACGGGCATCTCGATGGCGGTGCAGCAGATGCTGGTCAACGCGACCGATGACGTTGCGCGCCAGATCCGCACCGGCCAGATCACCTCCACGAACCAGACCGCGCTCAAGAATCTCATCTGCGACCGCATCGAGCTCCTGGTCAGCGACGGCTGCCCCGGCTTGCGGGTGGACCTGCGGTCCTATGCGTCGTTTCAGGCGGCAGCCGACCAGAACGTCCGTGTGACGAACAACAATGTGGCGCTCCTGGACAACAACGGCAACAGCCTGCCGCTGGCGGCACAGATCGGGGGCCCGAAATCGAAGCAGACGCTGCGCGCCTATTATTTCTGGCCGCTGCTGACCAAGATGCTGGAATCCTCAATGTCGACCGGAGGCACCGGCAAGCGGGTGCTTTCGGCTTCGCAGACCTGGCAGAACGAAGATTATTGA
- a CDS encoding pilus assembly protein — MGRIANAWGIAGTIARIRRFRNACGGVAAVEFAILMPLLLCMYFGSIEIMQAVDANRKLGRVSSQIADLASQQTNTTRATLDAIMQIGEASLMPYDRSEPDIRITAVKMSNSASPTATVLWKRNRIGGNFSSAPASGEVVDVPATFKVKEQVVIKVETSMDYNLLLAWDGQSASRYGVAGFFSGIPMKKVSYYRPRVGDTVNCSDC; from the coding sequence ATGGGCCGCATCGCGAACGCATGGGGCATTGCGGGCACGATTGCCCGGATCAGGCGCTTCCGCAACGCGTGCGGCGGCGTTGCCGCAGTTGAGTTCGCGATCCTCATGCCACTGCTGCTGTGCATGTATTTCGGCTCGATCGAAATCATGCAGGCCGTCGATGCGAACCGCAAGCTCGGGCGGGTTTCGTCCCAGATTGCCGATTTGGCGTCGCAGCAGACCAACACGACGAGAGCCACGCTCGACGCCATCATGCAGATCGGTGAGGCATCGCTGATGCCCTACGACAGATCGGAGCCCGACATCCGCATCACTGCCGTGAAAATGTCGAACTCCGCATCGCCCACCGCCACCGTGCTCTGGAAGCGCAATCGCATTGGCGGCAACTTCTCCAGCGCGCCCGCTTCCGGCGAAGTGGTCGATGTGCCCGCGACATTCAAGGTCAAGGAACAGGTGGTCATCAAGGTGGAAACTTCGATGGACTACAATCTCCTGCTCGCCTGGGACGGGCAGAGTGCTTCCCGATATGGCGTTGCAGGCTTCTTCAGCGGCATTCCGATGAAGAAAGTTTCCTATTACCGGCCCCGCGTCGGCGATACGGTCAACTGCAGCGACTGCTGA
- a CDS encoding phosphopentomutase — MARAFLFVLDSFGIGGAPDAAAYGDEGSDTYGHIAQACEAGRGDRAGLRKGPLDLPNLRALGLDHAARLAGNGSAAAGTPLAEGSFHAAAEEISKGKDTPSGHWEIAGVPVPFEWGYFPLTQPTFPAELTASIIEQAGLPGILGDRHASGTEIIDELGEEHIRTGKPICYTSADSVFQIAAHETHFGLERLYDLCAIVRKLVDPLNIGRVIARPFVGERRGEFTRTANRRDYAVPPAEPTLLDRLTARGGKVIGIGKIGDIFAHQGVSEVRKGPTNDALFDKALGAMDDARDGDLVFANFVDFDTLYGHRRDIAGYAAALEAFDRRLPEAIAKLKPGDLLVLTADHGCDPGWKGSDHTRERVPVIGIGRGFAGGPAGLRTSFADIGETVAEHLGLAPGKHGTSFLGAIRA, encoded by the coding sequence TTGGCGCGCGCTTTCCTTTTCGTGCTGGATTCCTTCGGCATCGGCGGTGCGCCGGATGCCGCCGCCTATGGCGACGAAGGCTCCGACACCTATGGGCACATTGCCCAGGCATGTGAGGCGGGACGCGGCGACCGCGCCGGCCTGCGCAAGGGACCGCTCGACCTGCCCAATTTGCGCGCGCTTGGTCTCGACCATGCTGCCCGGCTTGCCGGCAACGGCAGCGCGGCCGCAGGCACGCCGCTTGCCGAAGGATCGTTTCACGCAGCCGCCGAGGAAATCTCGAAAGGCAAGGACACGCCGTCCGGCCATTGGGAAATCGCAGGCGTGCCGGTTCCCTTCGAATGGGGCTATTTTCCGCTGACACAGCCGACTTTCCCGGCGGAGCTGACGGCCAGCATCATCGAGCAGGCCGGGTTGCCGGGCATTCTGGGCGACCGCCATGCCTCCGGCACCGAAATCATCGACGAATTGGGCGAGGAGCACATAAGGACCGGCAAGCCGATCTGCTACACATCGGCGGATTCCGTGTTCCAGATCGCCGCGCACGAAACCCATTTTGGGCTGGAGCGCCTTTATGATCTGTGCGCAATCGTGCGGAAGCTGGTCGACCCTCTCAATATAGGGCGGGTGATCGCCCGACCCTTCGTCGGCGAGCGCAGGGGCGAATTCACGCGCACCGCAAACCGGAGGGACTACGCCGTGCCGCCCGCCGAGCCGACACTGCTCGATAGGCTGACCGCGCGCGGCGGCAAGGTCATCGGCATCGGCAAGATCGGCGACATCTTCGCTCATCAGGGCGTGTCCGAGGTTCGCAAAGGCCCAACCAACGACGCGCTGTTCGACAAGGCGCTGGGAGCGATGGACGATGCGCGGGACGGCGATCTGGTCTTTGCCAATTTTGTCGATTTTGACACACTCTACGGGCATCGCCGCGACATTGCGGGCTATGCGGCGGCGCTGGAAGCATTCGACCGGCGGCTGCCGGAGGCAATCGCGAAGCTGAAGCCGGGTGACCTGCTGGTGCTGACCGCCGACCACGGCTGCGATCCGGGCTGGAAGGGAAGCGACCACACGCGCGAGCGCGTTCCCGTCATCGGCATCGGGCGCGGGTTTGCAGGCGGCCCGGCGGGTCTGCGCACGTCGTTTGCGGATATCGGAGAAACCGTTGCGGAGCATCTGGGCCTCGCGCCCGGAAAACACGGAACATCCTTCCTCGGCGCGATCCGTGCCTGA
- the mutM gene encoding bifunctional DNA-formamidopyrimidine glycosylase/DNA-(apurinic or apyrimidinic site) lyase: protein MPELPEVETVRRGLAPAMEGGRIMAVTARRADLRFPLPAAFAETLSGKTVVSVGRRAKYLLIEAQDAPLLIAHLGMSGSFRIERDGGPTTPGVFHQARSRDEKHDHVVFEIGHADGRRFRIVYNDPRRFGFMLFAESRETHPMLAGLGVEPTGNAFDGATLADLLRGRSAPLKAALLDQRLIAGLGNIYVSEALWRAGLSPRRMAGSIVAKRHGAGARPERLADAIRAVIAEAIEAGGSSLRDHMQTDGSLGYFQHRFSVYDREGEPCRKPGCDGTVQRIVQSGRSTFYCPVCQR from the coding sequence GTGCCTGAACTGCCGGAAGTCGAAACGGTAAGGCGTGGCCTTGCGCCTGCAATGGAAGGCGGGCGCATCATGGCCGTGACGGCGCGGCGCGCCGACCTGCGCTTTCCCCTGCCCGCTGCATTTGCCGAAACCCTGTCGGGCAAGACCGTCGTTTCGGTCGGGCGGCGCGCGAAATATCTGCTGATCGAAGCGCAGGATGCGCCGCTTTTGATCGCGCATCTCGGCATGTCGGGGTCCTTTCGCATCGAACGCGACGGCGGACCGACGACGCCGGGCGTGTTTCACCAGGCGCGGTCAAGGGACGAAAAGCACGACCATGTCGTGTTCGAGATCGGCCATGCGGACGGTCGGCGCTTTCGCATCGTCTATAATGACCCGCGCCGCTTCGGCTTCATGCTGTTTGCGGAAAGCCGCGAGACGCATCCGATGCTGGCAGGACTGGGCGTCGAGCCGACCGGCAACGCCTTCGACGGAGCGACGCTTGCCGATCTGCTGCGCGGACGCTCCGCCCCGCTCAAGGCGGCACTTCTCGACCAGAGGCTGATCGCCGGGCTCGGCAACATCTATGTGTCGGAAGCGCTGTGGCGGGCGGGCCTTTCGCCGCGCCGCATGGCAGGCAGCATCGTCGCGAAAAGGCACGGCGCGGGCGCAAGGCCGGAGCGGCTTGCCGACGCAATCCGCGCCGTCATCGCGGAAGCCATCGAGGCCGGCGGGTCATCCTTGCGCGACCACATGCAGACCGACGGTTCGCTCGGCTATTTCCAGCACCGCTTCTCGGTCTATGACCGCGAGGGAGAACCCTGCCGCAAGCCCGGCTGCGACGGCACGGTGCAGCGGATCGTGCAGTCCGGGCGGTCGACTTTTTATTGCCCGGTGTGCCAACGTTGA